A stretch of DNA from Solea solea chromosome 11, fSolSol10.1, whole genome shotgun sequence:
TGAAATGCTCAAAGAGGTCGGAAAGTTTTTTCTTAAACAGTTCACCCTTTAATTTTATAATTTTGGGGCGTGAGTAATCCGTGATGTGCGTTCTCTCCCTGAACCACAGAtggagggtcagaggtcactctCTACGAGTGCAAACAGTGAAAGAGCATTCAATGGGGGCAATGTACAGGATCATTGGTCACAGTCCAACAGGGTTAGTGGTGCCCATGTTTTTTAGTCGCACTTAAGGGGCTATAAGTGAAGGAGAGGTTCACTGGAGGTGTGAGCAGATGCAGACTACAGTAATCCAGTGTATTGCAATCTGTTGCATCTGTTTCCTTAGCTGGACATGCCATCTGTGGTCAACCGCACCATGAAGAACCAGAGCCTGTACTACACTCCCAAAGCTTTCCCTCAGGAATGGGGAATGCAGGCACAGACATTTTTCTTACAGACTTTTATTcttctgttttattcttctatatgtacctttttgtttttgcctccaAGAACACTGTCTTTGCTGTAACTCCTCTCATGTATCTGTTTAACCATATAAGCACCTAAACTAAAAACAATCCACATAATAACCAGAGGCCAAAAACATTATCTTGAGGAAAAAATAGTTTTGCTGCTGAGTGAAAGTTAATTGTAGTTTATGGACAATATCTGTATTTATGGATAGTGTTTTTAGAGTCTTTTTTGTATGCATTAAGGGTCTAGGAAAATATTGATTCcctacattatcacattattttgtGATGTGATACTGTATTGACTCTTTGAGGCAAAGGGGCTGCTAGTTAGACAAATAAAAGCTTATATTGTTTATTCATATCACAGCGTTAGTTGacaaaaaatctttaaaatatactttttggGGCAAAGGGAATTTCAATATTTTGCCTTGCTGATAGTATCCCAGTATATTGCAAAAAACATATATCATCAGAATATGTATCACATCACCAGAGTCTTGCCATTTAAGATTCAAagatttatttgtcacatgcagcatacagcagcagtgactaCTCTGACTTTATTGTGCAACTTAATGAAaatagtataaatataaaaagggCTAAGAAAAATATAGCAAgtaaaaaagtgtatttactGTACGTTATACCCATAAACTACCTGTCACCCTGCGTCTTCATTTCTACCTGACTGGCTGGGCCTGTGAGTCACTTCTTTCGGGGATAATTTTCTGTTTCCGTTGGCGGACTTCTAATTGAGTAATCATGTGATAAGGCTAACTTTGTCTATCTTCCTCAGGAGCCTGTGAAAGACGATTTCAAGCACTTGTTCCCTGCTGAGATCACACCTACTGGAATCTAGTAAGTGCTCTGCTCATCTTTGTAGGTTTTCTGagtagttgttgttgatgaATGAGACATAAATTGTagtgtaaataaatgtacaggGATTTTTGGGGCTGGGTGAGGAAAACCTGAGCAGTAccaccatagactgtatataaaaatgaacatttactTCCACTTACTAAACACAAATATGAAGTGTGAAGCCTCATGATTggtgtcaatcacactggtgtccactcatgtgtcatgctttaaaggaatacttcacagatttgcattcaGCGTTGTATTAccagaataggggtagtatttttgaaaaattgtgcttcccaacctctgtttcccctgagttgagaaatatcttcattattttctttgttatgtgcccaccagtgacacttggtcctgttagcaaagatggcggacactgtttacattctgggaatcaCGCCCCttcccctacgagtgggtctaaaaagtgcagaattagtgttgcagtttcaagcctcgtaCCTAGACTGGACTTaacaaaaaacagaatgaagatatttctcgactcaagggaaactgaggttgggaagcacaattttttaaaaatactacccctattccatacaaagctaaatgtaaatctgtgaagtattcctttaagtgggagcataatttacaaaattgaaaTCATGGTCTATCGAATGAATTATAGATCAAGTGAGAAGCAAAGGCTCGTTGTCCAGTAAACAAgaagattgtttgtttttatatacagtctaggAGTAGCACATACAGATTAATACTCGTacgacacatacagtatatccaacATTATTTCAGTGCCACTCGTCGGAGACCCATCAAGGGTGCAGCGGGGAGACCCATCCAATACATGTACCCAGACACTCCCGTCAGTCCCATGACGCTGCAGAGACGAGACGTGGAGCGCCGCCTTGTGCCCGTCCACATACAGATTGTGGTCTTTGTCATCGTTACATGCATGCTTTACCTCATTTATGTTAGTGTTGAGGACAACAGATTTAGTCCAAGTGTTTCCTTGCTAGACAATCTAAACCCGGGGTCCAATAGTGAGGAAGCGCTGTTGCATAAGACTGAGGCGCAGGACACACCCGCACTTTCTGAATGGGAGTAACTGTGTATTATTTTAACTGTTTTCGCCTATTCTATTGACACGTTAGGTTTTACATTCATGTTTCGATgctttaaaatctgatttttgcCTGATTGTGAATTGCCAGTGTCTTAGTGTCACAGTTTGTCCTTGATGGGTgtcattataatttttttaatgtttaaatcatATTTCAATAAAGTTTATCTCATACTTTGTTGTGTATCTGGTGTTTCTTAattgaaaaagaagaaaattaattatttttccaCGTTTGTTGTTACTATGAAATCTGTTTAGTTTAAAGCAAATTCACATCTACTTGAATGTCTCTTATTTTTAGTTGGAAATTCACCTTTTCATATTATTAAGTAATTGTTTATCTTACCTGGCTGATAGCTACTATTTTATAAATTGCTTTAAAAGATGTGTTATTTGTAATTAATAGCTGTTCAAAACAATTACTGTATTATAGTAGCCGATGTACACTTGCACACActtgacatattttttaatCTAAACAGTGCAGTGCCATCagtgtcttattttattttattttttaaattgcaaaacACTGTTGCACcttacttgtgcgtacttgagcgtacttgcgtactcccgtacttgtgaaaacgtcatcagcctcagtccaagttctgttccaattctcaagtaagcgaacagcgaggacggttctcaaacccggaaatgttctcgctccgcccatttttaccaagtatgcatcggaggtgacttaagcgtacttgcgatggccatgtatcccagaatacatttcggcggagcatagcagcagataatagaaatataaatctgaaataaatatttttctgtgtcccggaacacagttttaacatcatttgaggcgagaaatgagtcatatagaattcaaacatgtggtttgtgtatgaagatatgacgtatttatagtttggcagcgacgtttgtcggaggtgatcagctcagCCTCTGCGGACgttcggcgctcactgtgcccggcacagagcagcgttacctcggcctgtcctgatgaaatgatccgctggctcagacgtcgctgtcattagatgctcggtgtgatccatagatttgttgttgacgtgttattttgtttttaatggaaacgttttgacctgaaagtttgaaggtttgtatattgttaatgttttatttattttaactttgaattttagatttatattaaagtcgagatttctatttaaatataatatgtaaatattagatatgtatagtatagtatgtagagtagtatatatttgtacacgtacatatatgtcatacatacatatatatatatactactctacaatgctgtaatatatctattttccacattgtattatttgtattgtatattttaatagaaataaattaattaatgaagttaaatatttaaaatgtaaaaataataacaacatatatatgcatttattaaaagtatttcatatgttcattcatcaacactgtaggtggcggtaatgaggctgcagcacttggcgccagccaccattcaaacagcagaacaatacatgaGAAACGGCCATAGTCGTAGCTCCACAATGGTTGACTCAGGGACCAAGTTAAAGATACGCAAGCTGCTGAAGACGATTCTTTGCCTATTCTCCCTTACATTCGTCGTATTAT
This window harbors:
- the LOC131468192 gene encoding lamina-associated polypeptide 2, isoforms beta/gamma-like; amino-acid sequence: MPDPSALTDDDLKAALLKHGVKAGPIVASTRFLYEKKLRKLLHGQLNGAKKGMMYSDSEEEENGEDNDAESSAEEENKEPGEESDQAEEESSQVKLYTQNGVFTYPQCFLPQMRRHIPTSKPSPVRNSGNVLKSSERSRPPCSQNLVGISRGVQAGSQSVAVNGYSSSSSSSSSSQTFSITEMLKEMEGQRSLSTSANSERAFNGGNVQDHWSQSNRLDMPSVVNRTMKNQSLYYTPKAFPQEWGMQEPVKDDFKHLFPAEITPTGIYATRRRPIKGAAGRPIQYMYPDTPVSPMTLQRRDVERRLVPVHIQIVVFVIVTCMLYLIYVSVEDNRFSPSVSLLDNLNPGSNSEEALLHKTEAQDTPALSEWE